The proteins below are encoded in one region of Vulpes lagopus strain Blue_001 chromosome 10, ASM1834538v1, whole genome shotgun sequence:
- the LOC121500450 gene encoding 60S ribosomal protein L39, with product MSSHKTFRIKRFLAKKQKQNRPIPQWIRMKTGNKIRYNSKRRHWRRTKLGL from the coding sequence ATGTCTTCTCACAAGACTTTCAGAATCAAGCGATTcctggccaagaaacaaaagcagaatcgtCCCATTCCCCAGTGGATTCGgatgaaaactggtaataaaatcagGTACAACTCCAAGAGGAGGCACTGGAGAAGAACCAAGCTGGGTCTATGA